The proteins below are encoded in one region of Candidatus Thiodiazotropha sp. LNASS1:
- a CDS encoding LutB/LldF family L-lactate oxidation iron-sulfur protein, with protein MQQSADFHTRIEQALDNAQLKASLRSAMDGLMASRKACFPDADEFETLRLRGAQIRANSLSKLPQLLQQLEQRCIGNGIQVHWAESVDAANQIVLEIMRSHQAGLLIKGKSMVSEEMDLNRFLESHGIECLESDLGEYILQLAGEPPSHIVAPAIHKTRQEIAQLFNEKFPDIPYSDDVDTLTRSARGILRKKFYRAGVGLSGVNFTVAESGTLCLVENEGNGRMCTTVPPVHIAVTGIEKVVEKLEHVPPLLKLLTRSATGQPITTYFNMISSPRKPGEKDGPDEVHLILLDNGRSRIYEDNELVNTLRCIRCGACMNHCPIYTRIGGHAYGTTIPGPIGSILEPQKAGLDNLGELPVASTLCGACAEVCPVRIPIPTLLNRLRYERVRTNHDGTTHGQGSGRTLMEATTWKGWSWLHRTPALYRLAMTLVTRLGKILPLGFEPWTRVRARPRIAAKTLHERAREEGFNDR; from the coding sequence ATGCAACAGAGCGCTGATTTCCATACCCGTATCGAGCAGGCCCTGGACAATGCCCAGCTTAAGGCGAGCTTGCGCTCCGCCATGGATGGATTGATGGCCAGCCGCAAGGCGTGTTTTCCCGATGCCGATGAATTCGAGACATTGCGCCTGAGAGGGGCGCAGATCCGTGCCAATTCACTGTCAAAACTGCCACAGCTGTTGCAACAGCTGGAGCAGCGTTGCATCGGCAACGGCATCCAGGTGCATTGGGCGGAAAGTGTCGATGCGGCGAATCAGATTGTGCTTGAAATCATGCGGAGCCATCAGGCAGGGCTGCTGATCAAGGGAAAGTCGATGGTCTCCGAGGAGATGGATCTGAACCGTTTTCTGGAATCCCACGGAATCGAGTGCCTGGAATCGGACCTGGGCGAGTACATCCTGCAGCTCGCCGGCGAACCCCCTTCACACATCGTCGCGCCAGCCATTCATAAAACACGTCAGGAGATCGCCCAGCTGTTCAACGAAAAATTCCCTGACATCCCCTACAGCGACGACGTGGACACCCTGACGCGCAGCGCCCGTGGCATCCTGCGTAAAAAATTCTATCGCGCGGGTGTGGGTCTCTCCGGCGTCAACTTTACCGTTGCCGAAAGCGGCACCCTCTGCCTGGTGGAGAACGAGGGCAATGGCCGCATGTGCACAACAGTGCCGCCGGTGCATATCGCGGTGACAGGGATCGAAAAGGTGGTGGAGAAGCTGGAGCATGTCCCCCCCCTGCTCAAACTGCTCACCCGCAGCGCCACCGGACAACCGATCACCACCTATTTCAATATGATCAGCTCCCCGCGCAAGCCGGGGGAGAAGGATGGACCGGATGAGGTGCATCTGATCCTGCTCGACAATGGCCGATCGCGCATCTATGAAGACAACGAGCTGGTGAATACCCTGCGCTGTATCCGTTGCGGGGCCTGCATGAACCATTGCCCGATCTATACCCGCATCGGCGGCCATGCCTACGGCACAACCATCCCCGGCCCCATCGGGTCCATTCTGGAACCGCAGAAGGCGGGACTGGACAACCTGGGCGAACTGCCTGTCGCCTCCACCCTCTGCGGCGCCTGCGCCGAAGTCTGCCCGGTGCGTATCCCGATACCCACACTCCTCAATCGGCTGCGCTATGAGCGTGTACGAACCAACCATGACGGCACCACCCATGGACAGGGGAGCGGACGTACATTGATGGAGGCCACGACATGGAAGGGCTGGAGCTGGCTACACCGAACTCCGGCGCTCTATCGCCTGGCAATGACCCTTGTCACACGCCTGGGGAAAATCCTGCCCCTCGGTTTCGAGCCCTGGACCCGGGTCCGCGCCAGACCCCGCATCGCCGCCAAAACCCTGCATGAACGGGCACGCGAGGAGGGCTTCAATGACCGCTAA
- a CDS encoding (Fe-S)-binding protein, translating to MPEQKRYPSKPEKVYFFGTCLVDLLYPEAGLAGMQLIRREGIEVVFPQDQTCCGQPAWNSGYRNEALQVAQRQLACFPEDYPIVVPSGSCAGMMRHHYPRMFQESGDRERVIKFSTRVYELTEFLVHILRIDLKDLGPPIKVALHTSCSARREMGVAGEHEALLKQLSNVELLEQARKQECCGFGGTFAVKQPAISAEMVSDKANAITATDADILVSGDCGCLMNIGGHLDYRNESLEYRHIASFIWERTDATER from the coding sequence ATGCCCGAACAGAAGCGATACCCGTCAAAGCCCGAGAAGGTCTATTTCTTCGGCACCTGCCTGGTGGACCTGCTCTATCCCGAGGCCGGACTTGCCGGTATGCAGCTGATCCGCAGAGAAGGCATCGAAGTCGTCTTTCCCCAGGATCAGACCTGTTGCGGACAACCGGCCTGGAACAGCGGTTATCGCAACGAAGCACTACAGGTGGCGCAGCGGCAGCTTGCCTGCTTTCCTGAAGACTACCCCATCGTGGTGCCCTCGGGCTCCTGCGCCGGCATGATGCGTCACCACTACCCGAGGATGTTTCAGGAGAGCGGCGATCGTGAGCGGGTCATTAAATTCTCCACGCGTGTCTATGAACTCACCGAGTTTCTGGTTCATATACTCAGGATCGACTTGAAGGATCTGGGACCGCCGATCAAGGTCGCTCTTCACACCTCCTGTTCAGCACGCCGGGAGATGGGGGTCGCCGGGGAACATGAGGCATTGCTCAAGCAGTTATCGAATGTGGAGCTCCTGGAACAGGCGCGCAAACAGGAGTGCTGTGGATTCGGCGGCACCTTTGCAGTCAAGCAACCGGCCATCTCGGCAGAGATGGTCAGCGACAAGGCCAACGCCATCACCGCCACCGATGCGGATATTCTGGTCAGCGGCGACTGTGGTTGCCTGATGAATATCGGCGGGCATCTCGACTACCGGAACGAATCGCTCGAGTACCGCCACATCGCCAGCTTTATCTGGGAGCGCACCGATGCAACAGAGCGCTGA